tttctatatttaaatctcaagggaattaagattaaaaaatgaatCAATTCCAAGTATAACAATTTAAGAATTGTATAAAAAATGTAGAAGTGGGATGGAAAGAAGTATATAAAACTTGATGATGcaaaaatatttagatatttaTTGGCACCGGTTTTGTCATTATTGGTTGATTAATGCTACTATATATGCCCCTAATTTATATCACTCATTTTATCTCCTTGACGTGGTACCACATTATAGTGTCATgtggcttattaaaaaaaattaataaattttaaaaatatatattcaaaacaaaatggcTTGCGAGAACGAAAAAATATAGTGTCATGTAAAACCaaacaatctcatctcatctcatttaatcaatacaactttttttaaatttctatataaaatataataaacaatttaattttttcaaatcccaatacaaaactaataataaaaaattatattataacagtattttattcattactattcaaaacctctcattttatctcatctgaactgtatAACTAAACACTCTAGATTCCCTGCACCCTtgtttgtttatgattttagtttttttctttttaatttttttttaatgagttagtggTGTAAATTAAGGGGCATAGTAGCAATATTACTCTTATTGGTTGTCAAGGAATTTCCATGGGATCGGACTATTCTAATTGGTTTGACTCTTCTGACCGATTTTACAGGATTGAGTCACAATTAGACCGGCCGAATGATGATCACTAGTATCATATATCACCAGACTTATAAGTAGTAATTTGtttccaatattattattattatcagttacttatttttgttattatttctccaAATTACAGAATTCTCATGCGTGCACACTGCATGTTGAATGATATTGCAACAATGAATCTTGAAGCATCTATATACTCAGTTCATTTTCTTCATGGACATTATATTAACGAAGCAGATCTAAGGCAGGGAGAAGATCAAGACATGCATGTCATCAATGGATCATACTGTCATATTCGATCGCAAGCAATCGGCTGATGAGCTATCCCGGACATACTGTACTGGAGTTTTGGTGTTCAGAGAGACATGAGAGCCCGTCGGGGTCTGAGTTTTTTGAGGTTCCTTTACTCCAACGATCTTGAATGTGGATCAGATGTCAACAAATTACCTAACCTAATCGCGGCTTTCCACATTACCGGACACTGCGTCCAACAACTCATGATCTGGTCCAACTTTTCATTAggggaagaaaaatgaaagccAACCTCTCTTGGTATCAGCTAGGTTACCaatatttccctttcaattcagcAAGGACGTTGAACCCATTGTCCAAAATCTTGAGAGTTAGGAAAAGTTTATATTAGGTACTTCCGATATCTGAATAACGAGatattaatttcaagttattaaAATTACTTACataaatactaatttttaaTGATATCACATCTTATGATACAATGTGATCAGTAGTGCATGATGTATGTATTCCAATTTCGGAATTATCCAATAATTACGTCGCTCAAGGGACGTTGAGTCCATAATACCTTAATTAATGATTCttttttagtaataatatacctataataaattataataacatctCCAAATAATAGTTAATAAACATATATGCGTTTGTGGCAGCGCTGTGAATTTATCGAtcttaaaaaatgagattacGTACgactgaaaaatatatatatatatatatatatatatagatttttccTAGGCGCTGTATCGGCATGATGTGTTATTTTGGTCAGAGTGCTTGCAAATTAAACAACCAGTACTTTTCAGCAAACCACCAATTAAAAACGAACCTCCACTGCTAGCTCCtaattgaagaaaatgaaatcaaGAAAAAAGATTTCTCACCAACCGCAAGATCAAACTTCAAGAAGGAGTAAAATTGTAGACTCTCCCCCACACAGTACAAAGGCATATATGCAAGCTGGAGAAGATTGATTGAATTATAATAATGGCAAAGAAAAACCTGGAAATAGTTGTTAATGGAACATGGGGAATCAGAAGCAGCTTCCGTTCCCTTATTGCCGTCCTCATCACCGTCCTAATCATCACCGCCGTCTATCTTACCCAAGAAAGTGGAATTAGATTAGTGTGGGAATATAGAAGCAATGGTTTATTGTCGAAGTGCGATTTGTTTTCCGGGAAATGGGTATTCGATAATGAAACATACCCTCTGTATAAAGAGCAGCAATGCACATTCATGTCTGATCAATTGGCTTGTGAGAAGTTTGGGAGAAAGGACTTGAGCTATCAGAACTGGAGATGGCAACCCCACCAATGTAACCTTCCTAAGTACGTATGATCTATCTCGTTCTGTCTTGCTATAAGCTCTCTCTCAGTACGTAccgatgcatgcatgcatgttaaaGTTCGTAGTTGTCTTTGTCTCTGTTTTTTGAGCTTTGTGGAACTTTTTCCATGTTAATAATTAGGTTCAATGCCACAGCGTTGCTGGAGAGGCTAAGGAACAAGAGGCTTGTGTTTGTGGGTGATTCTCTTAATAGGGGTCAGTGGGTTTCGATGGTCTGCCTGCTCGATTCATGGATTTCACCAAAACTCAAATCCATGCACAACAATGGCTCTTTGAACGCCTTTAAGGCCATTGtgagtaatatattatatgtatataaatatatatatatatatatatatatatatatatatatttatttaatttatatatatttgggtaAAATACTAACATGTAGTTCTGCCTTATCAACCCTAGAATTGAGACGTGCATGCACGTAGGAATTATTGAATTAGCAATAGtctaaagaaataatatataccTAAAAGTCTGATCTTAAGATGCAACTCATTAATGCCATAATTCTAGCTAAAACATaaacttaattaattagctCGTCGCTTTTCCTAGATGTTGTAAATTTTACTAGATCAAAAGCTAATGGAAttagtaaattatatatatgtaatgaaGGAATTCAATGCGTCGATTGAGTTCTATTGGGCTCCATTGCTAGTGGAATCGAACTCTGATGATTCGGTAAACCACCGGATACCGGATCGGATTGTTAGAGTCAAGGCAATAGAGAAGCATGCTAGGCATTGGACGGACGCAGACATACTGGTGTTTGACTCCTTCGTATGGTGGAGAAGGCCAGAAATGAAAGttctgtaagtattttcaataCACAAAAGTACCCCAATTACCAGCTAGATAGTTAGCTCCTTAATTGATCATTTGTCTGATATGGATTAAAttgcaatattttaattttacaatattaatttttggtgGCAATGATTAGGTGGGGATCATTTGAAAGTCCAGATGATgctatttataaagaaatagaGATGCTTCGCGTCTATGAGATGGCTCTAAGAACATGGTCTGATTGGGTGGAAGTTCATGTTAATAGAACCAAGACCCAATTGTTTTTTGTTAGCATGTCACCAACTCATGAAAGGTATAATCTCTCTTGACTTCCTCCTACCCTTGTTCCCTTGTTCCCCGGCCGGCCccgtctctgtgtgtgtgtatgtgtgtacatatatatatatatatatatatatatatataattcaggATTTGGGTACCTCTTAGAATTTCTAGGATAATGCAAAATAATGGattacttaattttttatatatattctcaaTAAATTAATGACACActgagtaaaatatatatacatcagCTAGTGCTTGAGACACAGTACCAATATTAACAGAagaaaagtgcatattaatttatatatataaaccatgcAATCAGTTAttgctttttaaaataataaatcaggATGAAATAGGGATGGATCGTGGCCCAAATAATGGTTCATGGAAATAAAACTTAACATTCAGTGCATATTGCAGTGGAGAAGATTGGGGTGGTGGTGAAAACTGTTACAAAGAAACAGATGCAATTTTAGATGAGAGATATTGGGGAAATGACACAAATCCAAAAGTGATGCGAGTGCTTGAAAATGTGCTTGATGAATTGAAAGGAAGAGGGGTGAATGTACAAATGCTCAACATTACACAGCTCTCAGAATATCGAAAAGAAGGCCATCCATCTATCTATAGGAAGCAGTGGGAAACTCTCACCGAAACGCAAATAGCAAACCCCAGCAGTTATGCAGACTGTGTACATTGGTGCCTACCCGGAGTGCCTGATGTATGGAATGAGTTCCTGTATGCTTATATTGTTCATCATCAATTATGACAAATTCGATCTGGAATAGAAGTTCTGGAAAAGTAATTCCAGGCTTCTTTCTGTtggaaaattataagaaaatatatgataaaaaCACGGAAGCAAAAATATTTCGAACTTCAAGGCTTGATCGTAACGACAATTTCTTTAGAACATATTTTGTCTACTTTCTTCGTGCTACATAGTATTGACAAAAATGTTCTCAGGATACAATAAAGCCTCAAAcctcattattttaaatgaacacttcctaaaaaaacttaaaacacTCTTTTACAAGAATTTCTAGATAGAAATGAATTGTTGGAGAGttgttatcattttcaaaagagtaatgctatatatcaCACCATCATCCCGACGATTTGCATCTCGCTATATATGATATTGTGcatttatcactatttgatgataaagaaacatgcaataaatgattatttaatggTGATAAATACGTATAACAACTTATATAGTGAGATACAAGTGGAATAGTAgcatgatatataaaattttcattttcaaaatgatctaatgattatataataatagaccatcaagaataaaataaagttggtcattcaaattcaaaactGATGGCCATAAAACCCCAGCTTCTTGAATGTGGAGTTTATAACTCCTGTATGAAATAACGCACATCAACAGCTAGATAACGGttaattttctatttaatttcatatttgtGCCAAGTACTGCGCCTCAAAGCGCCCATTGCCCTTGCATGCGTGTGTGACACGGGCGGCGATGCCACCACTAGGCTGCTTTTGAAGCCCTCTTGATCTCCTTCACTTCAAGACAATTCTATGGTAAGCAGAATTCAATATAAACATCTTGTCTATTTTCCCTCCAATTCAAAAGCGATCCATGATTTTCGATTATCATAAATATAGTTGACCCTCCATCAatgcacaagattttatttaaacatataaGGAAACTAGCTAAAATACTAaattatgacattattatttaaaatacccaaaataattttattattttaacaaaATCTAACATTCCCCCactatatatttgaaataataattaaaaacaattgTGCACATGGACAAAAATAAATTGCTTCAATGAAGATGTTTTTTGGACTTGAACCTTCACCTAGTATAATAATATCAAAGCTATGTCAAGGTAATCAGTGAACGTATCTTGAACTGATGACCCTATTAAACTAGCCGGATAGAATTCAcacaattattttctaattctcCAAGTgttttcacttaacttgcactCTTATGGCCTTGTGCATATCTCAGTTTCATGAGAGCTCTAGGCATGGTCGGTACCATAGGAAGTGGCAACACTTTCACTCTCACATAGGTAAGTTCATCTAAGGTGATCATGTTTCAACCCCAACAACTTTGTCTATGAACTTATTAACAGTTTACTCGTCCTTAAATTTCAGGAACTATTAACACTAGAATACATCTCTTTGGAATTGGGGTGTAAAGTGATGATTTCCTTTTAAACAATTATCTAGTGTTAGACAATCATCACTCTATCGACTTGTTGACCCAGTGAATCTTGCTTATATTTCAAGTCCAAGGTTGGGTTCCCATCGCCAGTGATTTAGTTTATAGAACTCAATCCCATTCCCTTTGATGTCTTATAGATCATATCTCTTGGCAGGTCTTTTGTTAACAGatcaaataaatttgaatagACTTAACATTTTCAGCCTTGATTACTCCATTATTGAGTACTGTGTTTCACACCCATAATTGTGCCTTAAACTTGTGTCTTGATTTATTGTTATACATCTTGCTTGTACCTACCTGCAAGGTTGCCTCACTATCACAATAAATCGTTACTATATGAAATGGCTTAGTCCAAAAATGGTACGTCTACTAACAAATTTCTAAGCAATTCTGCTTCTTTACATGCATTTGCTAAAGCAATAAAATCATATTCTATAGTAGAATATGTTATACAAATTTGCTACTTTGACCCCCATGAGATCGCAGCACCTCCTAACGTAAATATCCATCCACTTGTAGACATAGAATTTGATTCTACACTATTCCAACTAGTATCACTATGTCCTTCTAATACAACAAGTTCTCTATTATAGTGTAAACCATAATTCACGACCCCCTTCAGGTATTTAAGAACTCTAGACACAACATCCCAATGCTTTTTACCTGAATTACAAATAAATCTACTAAGCATCCcaacaaaaaatacaatattgAGTCTAGTGCAATGCATAGCATACATTAGGGTCTCTATCACACTAACATATTCTAATTGGGATCTACGTCTTCCTGCGTTTTCTCTCAATTTAAGACTAGGATCATATAAAGTTAAGACTGATTTTTTGTCTTCATGACTACACTTTTTATCACTTTATCAATATAATGAAATTGTGTCAAGGATAAATCATTAATTGTCCTCACAATCTTGATTTTAAGAATCAAATCAGCCTCTCCCATGTCTTTCGTGTCAAATATTGAGGAAAGAAACGTTTTAGTTTCTTCTACACATTGAAGGTTACTTCCaaatattaacatatcatcaacatacaaacATATGATCACAcaataattattatctaatttataataaacacATTAATTATCAGCATCATTCACTCTAAAACCATaagataaaactattttatcaaACTTGTCATGCCATTGCTTAGGAGTttgttttaaaccataaagGGATTTAATCAATTTATAACCTTTATTTTCATGTCTAGCCATGATAAATCCCTTAGGTTGTTTCATATAAATCTCATCATCTAGATCATCATTAAGAAGAGAACAATTTTTACATCCATTTGGTGAACCACTAGATAATTAAAAGAAGCAACAGAAAttcaaattctaataatataattaatacgtGCAACAGAAACACATGTATCAAAATAATCTACACATTCTCGTTGTCTATATCAATTAGCCAGTACTAAACGGGCTTTAAACTTATTAATAGAAGCATTGGCATTGAGCTTTTTCactaaaaatctatttacaaccAATTACTTTTGAACTGAGAAGTAAATCAACCAATTCTCATGTTTGGTTGGAAACAATATTGGAATGCATTTCATCATTTATGCAACTCTTAGCGCCCAAAGCTCATTGCTCTTAAGCGCGTCGTGTGATGTAGGCGACGATGCCACCACTAGGCGGCTTTTGAAACCCTCTTTTCCTTCACTTCAAGACAATTCTATGGTAAGGAGAATTCAATACAAACATATtgtctattttataattactcAACGTGGGATTCACATTTCTCCTGCGCTTCAAAATCTCCATCATCTTGGATTATCATAAATATAGTTGACTCTCCATCGATACACAAGATCTTATTTCCTCATCATGTACAACTTATTGTTGTAAGTTTTGGAAAATTAGAATTGAATGAATCTCAATTAAGCTTGAGGGGATTTAAAGGGAGGCAGACATGCATGAACTATGTATGTACGTACTATGGTCGAGGGgatcatatatatcatgtagACCCACCAACCATAACTCATGCACActcaaaatcaaagtattttCCTTCGGCCGATCGAACCGACAAGTAAAAGTACAGCTCATGACTTTCTtcaccatatataaaatatataatataattaatctttCTGAAGTGtttgttcaaattt
This sequence is a window from Carya illinoinensis cultivar Pawnee chromosome 9, C.illinoinensisPawnee_v1, whole genome shotgun sequence. Protein-coding genes within it:
- the LOC122275451 gene encoding protein trichome birefringence-like 34; this encodes MAKKNLEIVVNGTWGIRSSFRSLIAVLITVLIITAVYLTQESGIRLVWEYRSNGLLSKCDLFSGKWVFDNETYPLYKEQQCTFMSDQLACEKFGRKDLSYQNWRWQPHQCNLPKFNATALLERLRNKRLVFVGDSLNRGQWVSMVCLLDSWISPKLKSMHNNGSLNAFKAIEFNASIEFYWAPLLVESNSDDSVNHRIPDRIVRVKAIEKHARHWTDADILVFDSFVWWRRPEMKVLWGSFESPDDAIYKEIEMLRVYEMALRTWSDWVEVHVNRTKTQLFFVSMSPTHESGEDWGGGENCYKETDAILDERYWGNDTNPKVMRVLENVLDELKGRGVNVQMLNITQLSEYRKEGHPSIYRKQWETLTETQIANPSSYADCVHWCLPGVPDVWNEFLYAYIVHHQL